In Verrucomicrobiia bacterium, a single genomic region encodes these proteins:
- a CDS encoding SAM-dependent DNA methyltransferase gives MITGELKSRIDRIWDTFWSGGISNPLEVIGQIKVVDMIDQVPMEDRDAKGDLYEYMLGKIATAGQNGQFRTPRHIIQLMVELTAPTPKDVICDPACGTGGFLVAAGEYLRARHPEVLRDTKLREHLHHHLFHGFDFDNTMLRIGSMNLLLHGVENPDIRYRDSLAQDHAGEEDKYTLLLANPPFAGSLDYENTAKDLLQIVKTKKTELLFLALFLRLLKPGGRAAVIVPEGVLFGSSKTHRELRRILVEEQKLDAVISLPGGVFRPYAGVSTAILLFTKTNSGGTDHVWFYDVDADGWSLDDKRNELLPAEKLGPTPRVPLTPDDHTKNNLADALARWSRRDGEERKNARTAQSFCVPKADLVAQGYDLSLNRYKEVVHEEVKHRAPKEILGELARIEDEIQRGMRELEGMLR, from the coding sequence ATGATCACCGGGGAGCTCAAGAGCCGCATCGACCGCATCTGGGACACGTTCTGGTCCGGAGGGATCTCCAACCCGCTCGAGGTCATCGGGCAGATCAAGGTGGTGGACATGATCGACCAGGTGCCGATGGAGGACCGCGACGCCAAGGGCGACCTCTACGAGTACATGCTCGGGAAGATCGCGACGGCCGGGCAGAATGGCCAGTTTCGCACCCCGCGGCACATCATCCAACTGATGGTCGAGTTGACCGCGCCGACACCCAAGGACGTGATCTGCGACCCGGCCTGCGGTACCGGCGGCTTCCTGGTGGCGGCGGGCGAGTACCTTCGCGCCCGGCATCCGGAGGTTCTCCGCGACACGAAACTGCGCGAGCATTTGCACCACCATCTCTTCCACGGATTCGACTTCGACAACACGATGCTGCGGATCGGCAGCATGAACCTGCTCCTGCACGGGGTGGAGAATCCGGACATCCGGTACCGGGATTCGCTCGCGCAGGACCACGCGGGGGAGGAGGACAAGTACACCCTGCTGCTCGCCAATCCGCCGTTCGCCGGGTCGCTCGACTACGAGAACACGGCGAAGGACCTGTTGCAGATCGTGAAGACGAAGAAGACCGAGTTGCTGTTCCTCGCGCTCTTCCTGCGGCTGCTGAAGCCGGGCGGCCGCGCCGCGGTGATCGTGCCGGAGGGCGTCCTGTTCGGCTCCAGCAAGACGCACCGTGAACTGCGGCGGATTCTGGTGGAGGAACAGAAGCTCGACGCGGTGATCTCGCTGCCCGGCGGTGTGTTCCGGCCCTATGCCGGGGTCTCGACGGCGATTCTGCTGTTCACCAAGACGAACTCTGGCGGGACGGATCACGTGTGGTTCTACGATGTCGATGCCGACGGCTGGTCGCTCGACGACAAGCGCAACGAGCTGCTGCCCGCCGAGAAGCTCGGTCCCACGCCACGCGTCCCGTTGACCCCTGACGATCACACGAAAAACAACCTGGCCGACGCCCTCGCCCGCTGGTCGCGTCGCGACGGCGAGGAACGAAAGAACGCGCGCACCGCGCAGAGCTTCTGCGTGCCCAAGGCCGATCTCGTGGCCCAGGGCTATGACCTTTCGCTGAACCGGTACAAGGAGGTGGTCCACGAGGAGGTGAAGCATCGCGCGCCGAAGGAAATTCTCGGAGAGTTGGCGAGGATCGAGGACGAGATCCAGCGGGGGATGCGGGAGTTGGAGGGGATGTTGAGGTGA
- a CDS encoding Fic family protein: MFVRYEIPRNWITYNRMAILEGLLAAKAGILALTQIPYQRSWADELQKVQLKREVAGTSRIEGAEFTERELEAAMRETPEQLESRSQRQAAAAVATYRWIATLESDRPVDLDLICDVHRRLVSGCDDDHCGPGQIRGRDQNVTFGAPRHRGAEGGEECRRALDGLIAAARGAFHGHDPLIQALALHYHVAAMHPFLDGNGRTARALEALMLQRTGLRDTLFIAMSNYYYEQKVGYLNALAATRAADHDLTPFLTFALKGIESQCRSLFAEIRQQVAKALFRNTVTDLFGRLKSPRKRVMSSRHVQLLVLMLDQEEMTLTALAERTRHIYMVKNPHKALVRDLNYLIGLEALSATRLPDKAGYSLRIRLDWPTRITEAEFFKRVKAMPKGKVYGFLSA; encoded by the coding sequence GTGTTCGTCCGTTACGAAATCCCGCGGAACTGGATCACCTACAATCGGATGGCGATTCTGGAGGGGTTGCTTGCCGCCAAGGCCGGGATCCTCGCGCTGACCCAAATCCCCTATCAGCGCAGTTGGGCCGACGAACTCCAGAAGGTTCAACTCAAGCGCGAGGTCGCCGGAACCTCCCGCATCGAGGGCGCCGAGTTCACGGAGCGAGAGCTCGAGGCGGCGATGCGGGAAACGCCGGAGCAGTTGGAATCCCGCTCCCAGCGGCAGGCCGCCGCTGCCGTGGCCACGTATCGGTGGATCGCCACCTTGGAGTCGGACCGACCGGTCGATCTGGACCTGATCTGCGACGTCCACCGCCGGTTGGTCTCGGGCTGTGACGACGATCACTGCGGGCCTGGTCAAATCCGGGGTCGCGATCAGAACGTGACCTTCGGAGCGCCACGCCATCGCGGGGCGGAAGGTGGCGAGGAGTGCCGCCGGGCGCTCGACGGGTTGATCGCCGCGGCGCGTGGTGCCTTCCATGGGCACGATCCCCTGATCCAAGCCCTAGCCTTGCATTACCATGTCGCCGCCATGCATCCCTTCCTGGATGGTAATGGTCGAACAGCGCGAGCCCTGGAGGCGTTGATGCTCCAGCGCACCGGGCTGCGGGACACGCTTTTCATCGCGATGTCGAACTACTACTACGAGCAGAAGGTGGGCTACCTCAACGCGCTGGCGGCGACGCGGGCGGCGGACCACGACCTGACGCCGTTTCTGACATTCGCGCTGAAGGGCATCGAAAGCCAGTGTCGCAGCCTGTTCGCCGAGATCCGTCAGCAGGTGGCCAAGGCGCTTTTTCGCAACACGGTCACGGACCTCTTCGGCCGGCTTAAGTCACCTCGCAAGCGAGTCATGTCCAGCCGTCACGTTCAGTTGCTGGTCCTGATGCTGGATCAGGAAGAGATGACCCTGACTGCATTGGCGGAGCGGACGCGGCACATCTACATGGTCAAGAATCCCCACAAGGCGTTGGTCCGTGACCTGAACTATCTGATCGGGTTGGAGGCTTTGTCGGCCACGCGGCTGCCGGACAAGGCCGGGTACTCGCTGCGTATTCGACTCGACTGGCCCACACGGATTACCGAAGCGGAGTTCTTCAAACGGGTGAAGGCGATGCCAAAGGGAAAGGTCTATGGGTTCCTGTCGGCTTGA
- a CDS encoding restriction endonuclease subunit S, with product MRSRPQVCIEECAATVSGATPSTSDPSYWDGDICWATPKDLGELEGPFISDTPRKITRIGLDSCAAAVLPPQSVLFSSRAPIGHVAINTVPMATNQGFKSFIPRSDRLIAGFLYHWLRSNRAYLESLGNGATFKEVSKAVVSRLGIPLPPLPEQRRIADVLDRAEALRAKRRAALDEIEALPQAIFRGLFGEATTQGRHPWVVLAECAEVVSVVAKGRKLDGRGAVEVPYLRVANVQAGYLDLSEVKNIEALPSEVADLALKAWDVLLTEGGDFDKLGRGALFDGQVQGCIHQNHVFRVRTDASKLLPGYFHEYLQGPAARAYFLRCAKRTTNLASINMTQLRSLPVPVPPIGLQLEFSRRVAAVEKLKVAQRASLAELDALFASLQHRALRGEL from the coding sequence GTGAGAAGTCGGCCCCAGGTTTGCATTGAGGAGTGCGCTGCCACCGTTTCAGGGGCGACGCCGAGCACTTCCGATCCATCCTATTGGGATGGCGATATCTGCTGGGCTACGCCAAAGGACCTTGGCGAACTGGAAGGGCCATTCATTTCGGATACACCTCGCAAGATCACGCGGATTGGGCTGGATAGTTGTGCCGCGGCGGTTCTGCCGCCTCAATCCGTACTCTTCAGCTCACGCGCGCCGATCGGACATGTCGCCATTAACACGGTTCCAATGGCGACCAATCAAGGATTCAAGAGCTTCATTCCTCGGTCAGACCGACTCATTGCCGGTTTTCTCTATCATTGGCTCCGATCGAATAGGGCATATCTCGAGAGCCTTGGTAACGGGGCTACGTTTAAGGAGGTTTCTAAGGCGGTTGTCTCGCGACTTGGAATTCCCCTTCCTCCGCTTCCCGAGCAGCGCCGCATCGCGGACGTGCTGGATCGGGCGGAGGCGTTGCGGGCCAAGCGCCGGGCCGCGCTTGATGAGATCGAGGCACTACCCCAGGCGATCTTTCGAGGTCTGTTCGGAGAGGCCACGACTCAAGGCCGTCACCCGTGGGTTGTGCTCGCGGAATGTGCTGAGGTGGTCTCGGTTGTAGCGAAGGGACGCAAGCTCGACGGAAGAGGTGCGGTGGAGGTGCCGTACCTTCGAGTGGCAAACGTCCAGGCCGGCTACTTGGACTTGTCGGAGGTGAAGAACATCGAGGCGCTACCATCGGAGGTGGCTGATCTGGCTTTGAAGGCATGGGATGTGCTGCTCACTGAAGGTGGTGACTTCGACAAGCTCGGGCGCGGTGCCTTGTTTGATGGGCAGGTGCAGGGATGCATCCACCAGAATCACGTATTCAGAGTGCGCACGGATGCTTCCAAACTCTTGCCGGGGTACTTCCATGAGTACCTTCAAGGGCCCGCCGCACGCGCCTATTTCCTTCGTTGCGCCAAGCGAACCACGAACCTCGCCAGTATCAACATGACCCAACTGCGTTCGCTCCCCGTGCCGGTTCCTCCGATTGGCCTCCAGCTTGAATTCTCCCGCCGGGTCGCCGCGGTGGAGAAGCTGAAAGTCGCGCAACGCGCTTCGCTGGCGGAGTTGGACGCCCTCTTCGCCTCCCTCCAGCACCGCGCCCTTCGGGGCGAATTGTAG